Genomic DNA from Nonomuraea rubra:
CCGCCCGCACCCGCCGGCCGATCCCCAGCGACGGCTCCAGCCGCTCGACCATCTCCCGCGCGGACAGGCGCGGCTCCTCGCGTTCGTTCATGACCGGTCTCCCTCCTCCAGATGCGCCCGCAGCAGCCGGCGGGCCCGGCTGAGCCGCGACTTGACCGTCCCGGCCGGGACCTGGCAGACCTGCGCGCAGTCCTCCACCGAAAGGTCCTCCAGGTAGTGCAGGACGAGCACCTCCCGCTCCAGGAGCGGCAGCCGCGCCAGGGCGCTGATCAGCCCGGCGCGATCCACCATGGCCTCCACCGGGTCCTCGGCGGTGGCCTCGCCGGCCGTGAGCGTCTCGGGCTCGCGGGCGTACTGGCCGCGCAGCCGGTCGGTGACCGAGCGGCGCGCGATGGTGAACAGCCAGGGCGCGAACCGTCCCGGCTCCCGCAGCCGCGGCAGGCCGCGCACCACCGCCAGCCAGATCTCCTGGCTCACGTCGTCGGCCCGCTCGGCGTCCAGCATGCGCCGCACGTACGTCCACACCGGCACCCGCCAGCGGGCCACCAGCTCGGCCAGTGCCGCCCGCTCGCCCAGCTGGGCGCGGACCACCAGCACCTCATCGGTCATCTCGTCCTCCCGTCACCCTGCACAGTCGGACGGCGGGCCGTTCAGGTTCACGGTCGGGGCAGGAAGCCCTCCAGGTTCGGGGATTCAGGCGGGCGCGACGAGTCTGGCGA
This window encodes:
- a CDS encoding RNA polymerase sigma factor; the protein is MTDEVLVVRAQLGERAALAELVARWRVPVWTYVRRMLDAERADDVSQEIWLAVVRGLPRLREPGRFAPWLFTIARRSVTDRLRGQYAREPETLTAGEATAEDPVEAMVDRAGLISALARLPLLEREVLVLHYLEDLSVEDCAQVCQVPAGTVKSRLSRARRLLRAHLEEGDRS